The following are from one region of the Corynebacterium hindlerae genome:
- a CDS encoding ABC transporter ATP-binding protein gives MTLPDIQAGTVTALIGPNGAGKSTLLRCIAGLEKHNGDIAAAETLYLPQDPPPASSLTVFESVLLARQQSFSGFAGLLVGRTARLDVERTIEMLGLGAFASRTMAQLSGGQRQLVSFAQAVIRRPAVLLLDEPTSALDLRNQLMLLGKIRACARELPSAVVMTVHDLGHAARFCDQVVVLAGGGVYTAGKPREVISEDMLREVYGVRATVYETGDGGLAVEASRPLW, from the coding sequence GTGACTTTGCCCGATATACAGGCAGGAACTGTTACCGCGCTCATTGGGCCCAATGGCGCCGGAAAATCGACGCTGTTGCGCTGTATAGCAGGCCTTGAGAAACACAACGGTGACATTGCCGCGGCAGAGACCCTATACCTACCGCAAGATCCGCCACCGGCTAGTTCATTGACTGTCTTTGAAAGCGTTCTACTGGCCAGACAGCAATCATTTAGTGGGTTCGCCGGCTTGCTCGTGGGGCGCACAGCGCGTCTGGACGTCGAACGAACCATTGAGATGCTGGGCCTCGGTGCGTTCGCTTCGCGCACCATGGCACAGCTATCTGGTGGTCAACGCCAGCTCGTCAGCTTTGCCCAGGCGGTGATTCGTCGGCCTGCAGTGTTATTACTTGATGAACCGACCAGCGCTCTGGATTTACGGAACCAACTCATGCTGCTCGGGAAGATTCGGGCCTGCGCGCGGGAGCTTCCTTCGGCGGTAGTGATGACCGTTCACGATTTAGGTCATGCCGCACGGTTCTGCGACCAAGTGGTGGTACTAGCAGGGGGTGGGGTGTACACAGCCGGGAAACCCCGGGAGGTGATCAGCGAGGACATGCTGCGAGAAGTTTACGGAGTGCGAGCCACAGTGTACGAAACAGGTGATGGTGGCTTGGCCGTAGAAGCGTCGCGCCCACTGTGGTGA
- a CDS encoding FecCD family ABC transporter permease, which yields MPASEVLYTLTHPQNSRAIDRQIVFDIRLPMTLTAIVVGGALAAAGSQMQTILGNPLAEPYTLGVSAAAGFGAALATVTGVTATGIGAALGMAGTAWVFAMIACAIILTFSRFKGAGAEAMILVGIAIVFFFDALLALMQYLASESQLEQVIFWTMGSLTRATWNQIALLAVVITVGLLFFYRNAWALTAFRMGDDRARALGVKVDTMRATTLVVVSLMAATAVSMAGTVGFIGLVGPHIARMLVGEDQRYFLTAATLAGSLLLLAASAVSKIIQPGVILPVGIITAIVGVPVFVTIIAAQRRKKWLS from the coding sequence ATGCCCGCGAGCGAGGTGCTATACACCCTCACACATCCGCAGAATTCGCGTGCGATTGATCGACAAATAGTTTTCGATATTCGTCTGCCTATGACGCTCACAGCGATTGTTGTAGGCGGCGCCCTGGCTGCCGCAGGATCACAAATGCAGACGATTCTCGGAAACCCCCTTGCAGAACCATATACCCTAGGGGTTTCCGCTGCCGCAGGTTTCGGTGCAGCATTAGCGACGGTCACCGGTGTTACGGCCACCGGAATAGGAGCTGCGCTGGGGATGGCCGGTACCGCATGGGTATTCGCGATGATTGCCTGTGCGATCATCCTGACTTTTTCCCGGTTTAAGGGGGCTGGGGCTGAGGCCATGATTTTGGTCGGTATTGCTATCGTATTCTTCTTCGATGCGCTGCTGGCTCTCATGCAATACCTGGCATCTGAATCTCAGCTGGAGCAAGTGATCTTCTGGACGATGGGGAGCCTTACGCGCGCAACCTGGAATCAGATCGCTTTGCTCGCAGTGGTCATCACGGTGGGGTTGTTGTTTTTCTATCGGAACGCGTGGGCGCTGACAGCGTTTCGAATGGGGGACGACCGCGCCAGAGCGCTGGGCGTGAAAGTGGACACAATGCGGGCTACGACGCTGGTCGTAGTTTCTCTCATGGCAGCCACTGCTGTGTCCATGGCAGGAACAGTCGGATTCATTGGCCTTGTGGGGCCACACATCGCTCGCATGCTGGTGGGCGAAGATCAACGCTATTTCCTTACCGCAGCCACACTGGCCGGATCGCTGCTGCTACTGGCTGCATCAGCAGTGTCAAAAATCATTCAGCCAGGAGTCATCCTCCCGGTAGGCATCATCACCGCCATCGTGGGGGTACCCGTTTTTGTTACCATCATCGCCGCTCAAAGGAGGAAAAAGTGGCTCTCCTAA
- a CDS encoding ABC transporter substrate-binding protein yields MTHNPIRHTRLAIAAVLTLALSVITACTSATPEDDIQKGPTQVVTDVMGREVEIPQKVERVLMGGQRLLYTTALLNKDNPIDKIVAWPADLKENDNSTFERYAEKFPQITEIATTGEVYNNTLSLEQALEARPDVFVMSVGVFDAAKDAGIIDGLEKAGIPTVTVDYFVDPVKNTVPSVRLMGQVLGREKEAAAFIDYYEQKVGMVTERLEKAQAERTPTFLWRAPGYFDCCSTFAQSNLAQLVELAGGENLGDNMINAKQGSVSAEAVAGKNPQVILATGADWAQGKTPVKPGSYVPLGYSEPPGKAAADLRAVVDKQPAVRETDAVKNNRTFATWHHFYDSPYNFLAVEMFAKAMHPELFADVDIEKEVRDFHEQFLPIEASGTFWTGLQ; encoded by the coding sequence ATGACACATAACCCAATTCGGCACACGCGATTGGCAATCGCCGCAGTGCTCACCCTGGCACTGTCGGTCATCACCGCTTGCACCAGCGCGACCCCAGAAGATGACATTCAGAAAGGGCCAACGCAGGTGGTGACTGATGTGATGGGGCGTGAGGTAGAAATACCACAAAAGGTCGAACGAGTGCTCATGGGCGGGCAACGTTTGCTTTACACCACCGCCTTGCTGAATAAGGACAATCCGATAGACAAAATCGTCGCATGGCCTGCGGACTTGAAGGAAAATGACAATTCTACCTTCGAGCGTTACGCCGAAAAATTCCCCCAAATAACGGAAATTGCCACCACCGGCGAGGTGTACAACAACACCCTATCCCTGGAACAGGCTCTAGAAGCCCGACCAGACGTGTTTGTTATGAGCGTGGGAGTATTTGATGCTGCAAAAGACGCTGGGATCATCGACGGTTTAGAAAAAGCAGGAATTCCTACGGTAACAGTGGATTATTTTGTCGATCCAGTAAAAAACACGGTGCCGAGTGTTCGCCTCATGGGGCAAGTGCTGGGACGAGAAAAAGAGGCAGCAGCTTTCATCGACTACTACGAACAAAAGGTCGGAATGGTAACTGAGCGCCTAGAAAAAGCTCAGGCGGAACGTACCCCAACTTTCCTCTGGCGAGCACCCGGCTACTTTGACTGCTGCTCTACCTTTGCACAATCCAACCTGGCACAACTCGTCGAGCTGGCCGGGGGAGAGAACTTAGGAGATAACATGATCAATGCTAAGCAGGGGTCGGTTTCCGCGGAAGCGGTAGCCGGCAAGAATCCACAGGTCATCCTCGCAACAGGTGCAGATTGGGCGCAAGGGAAAACCCCTGTGAAACCGGGTTCTTATGTGCCACTCGGGTACAGTGAGCCACCTGGAAAGGCTGCCGCAGACCTGCGCGCTGTCGTCGATAAGCAGCCTGCGGTCCGAGAAACCGACGCGGTAAAGAACAACAGAACCTTTGCCACCTGGCACCATTTCTACGATTCTCCCTACAATTTCCTTGCGGTAGAAATGTTCGCCAAAGCGATGCATCCTGAATTATTTGCGGATGTGGATATCGAAAAGGAAGTTCGTGATTTCCATGAACAATTCCTTCCGATCGAAGCCTCCGGCACCTTTTGGACAGGGCTGCAATGA
- a CDS encoding MATE family efflux transporter: MHEITFTTCRTLLGDSNMNVRPVTYRDVYSLAMPIAGVQLAGVALTTTDVIMLRPLGVTAIAGGGLAMQLYNQIRTMCVGMVTACGNLVAEADAINDPVVRGRSLRQVLRSSIAVGTATATVGVVCIFALAGTLLLLPMDSAVASITLGMAASLAPGLFPMVWFNVLRHFAVGMRRPGSLLAVTLVSIAVNAGLNLLLLYLSHTLGGGTALSVAAIGLSTTLVQVFTLSAFLRLIRRDTLLAQYVALLPRREDADTIKVLLKLGFPVSLTYGSEAAISTIAGIVLGILSPVVLAAHTVVNQLAYIVYQVCIGFSHGGSVLLSRVASTGRAAVWATSKTVLYSVWAYLGVVGLVWVALGRYVLWPFLGATPSETLQVATLLLYLAVAQQFCKGTQNVLVGLLRGVKDTKSGLQATVWGYWVVGVPALLLLGVGLRWQGYGVWLGLILGFATTTFILLRKLQLLTNHKLLEEEK; encoded by the coding sequence ATGCATGAAATCACTTTCACTACCTGCCGAACTCTCTTGGGTGATTCGAACATGAACGTTCGTCCGGTGACTTATCGCGACGTCTATTCCCTTGCTATGCCCATAGCGGGAGTTCAACTGGCAGGCGTAGCCCTCACCACCACAGACGTGATTATGCTTCGGCCCCTCGGTGTTACGGCGATAGCCGGTGGTGGGTTAGCAATGCAGCTATACAACCAGATCCGCACCATGTGCGTCGGAATGGTAACGGCCTGCGGCAACCTTGTGGCAGAAGCAGACGCAATCAACGATCCAGTAGTCAGAGGGCGGAGCCTCCGGCAAGTCCTTCGTAGCTCAATTGCAGTAGGAACAGCGACCGCCACCGTAGGGGTGGTGTGCATCTTCGCACTGGCAGGTACGTTGCTATTGCTACCTATGGACTCAGCAGTCGCTTCCATCACTTTGGGTATGGCTGCTTCGCTAGCTCCGGGACTGTTTCCGATGGTGTGGTTCAATGTACTCCGGCATTTCGCCGTCGGTATGCGTCGGCCCGGCTCGCTGCTGGCGGTCACCCTCGTATCTATAGCAGTTAATGCCGGACTAAACCTTTTGCTGCTGTATCTCTCTCATACCTTAGGCGGAGGCACTGCACTGTCCGTAGCTGCTATCGGACTTTCCACCACATTAGTGCAAGTGTTCACTCTTAGCGCCTTTCTCCGCCTCATTCGCCGAGATACCTTGTTGGCACAATATGTAGCTTTGCTTCCCCGTCGGGAAGATGCCGACACGATCAAGGTGCTGTTGAAACTAGGGTTTCCGGTGTCGCTGACGTACGGCTCAGAAGCCGCCATTTCAACTATTGCCGGGATTGTGCTCGGCATTTTGTCTCCAGTGGTTTTGGCGGCGCATACCGTAGTAAATCAGTTGGCCTACATCGTGTATCAAGTATGCATCGGGTTCTCCCACGGCGGATCCGTGCTGCTAAGCCGGGTTGCATCAACAGGGCGAGCAGCGGTATGGGCGACGTCGAAAACCGTGCTGTATTCAGTTTGGGCCTACTTAGGCGTGGTCGGGCTGGTGTGGGTGGCGCTAGGACGCTACGTACTGTGGCCATTTCTGGGCGCCACGCCGTCAGAGACACTCCAGGTAGCGACGCTCTTGCTGTACCTGGCGGTAGCACAGCAATTTTGCAAAGGAACACAAAACGTGCTGGTCGGTCTCCTGCGCGGTGTGAAAGACACCAAGTCAGGGCTCCAAGCCACTGTTTGGGGCTACTGGGTGGTAGGCGTACCAGCGCTGCTGTTGCTAGGCGTTGGGCTTCGTTGGCAAGGATACGGGGTGTGGTTAGGCCTCATCCTTGGTTTCGCTACGACCACATTCATTCTGCTGCGAAAGCTTCAGCTACTCACTAACCACAAACTCCTCGAAGAAGAAAAATAG
- a CDS encoding iron ABC transporter ATP-binding protein — protein MIELVDVKKNYSSSVQIGPVSLEIPAGGVTALIGPNGAGKSTMLTMIGRLLDLDEGIIRIAQMDVSTTKSKDLARVVSILRQENHFITRLTVRQLVGFGRFPHSGGRLTREDEQIISRYIDFLGLTELEGRYLDQLSGGQRQRAYVAMVLAQETSYVLLDEPLNNLDMAHSVQMMKHLKNAAEQFGRTVVVVLHDINFAAKYADYICAAKHGQVVQFGTPEDIMKDDLLTDIFNTPVRVIDGPDGPLACYH, from the coding sequence GTGATTGAACTCGTTGACGTCAAAAAGAATTATTCTTCCTCGGTGCAGATCGGGCCGGTCAGTCTTGAGATTCCCGCCGGGGGAGTGACAGCACTCATCGGGCCTAACGGCGCCGGCAAATCCACGATGCTCACCATGATCGGACGCCTTCTCGACCTCGACGAGGGCATCATCCGCATCGCACAGATGGACGTGTCCACCACCAAGTCCAAAGACCTGGCACGCGTGGTGTCCATCCTCCGTCAGGAGAACCACTTCATTACTCGCCTGACTGTGCGTCAACTAGTCGGATTTGGCCGGTTCCCACATTCCGGCGGGCGCCTTACCCGGGAAGATGAACAAATCATCTCCCGCTACATTGACTTCTTAGGTCTTACCGAGCTTGAGGGACGCTACCTGGACCAGCTGTCCGGTGGGCAGCGGCAGCGTGCCTATGTCGCCATGGTGCTCGCGCAAGAAACAAGCTACGTGCTTCTCGACGAACCATTGAACAACCTCGATATGGCCCACAGTGTTCAGATGATGAAACACCTGAAGAACGCAGCCGAGCAATTCGGCCGCACCGTAGTGGTGGTACTGCACGACATCAACTTCGCCGCGAAATACGCCGACTACATCTGCGCTGCGAAGCACGGACAAGTAGTTCAGTTCGGAACACCGGAGGACATCATGAAAGATGATCTCCTTACCGACATCTTCAATACGCCGGTGCGTGTCATCGATGGGCCCGACGGACCCCTCGCTTGTTATCACTGA
- a CDS encoding iron chelate uptake ABC transporter family permease subunit, translated as MDVAVERPVAEQSYLGFPGGRSAGSFATPQLRARYWIILGVMLALCALFTFGLLAWNNPMPVGSPGFWLIAQRRATAVIVMAVVAIAQAIATVTFQTVTNNRIVTPSIMGFEALYMVIQTSVVFFLGAAGLAAFSGTWQFVTQVGLMIALSLVLYGWLLTGRFANIQVMLLVGIIIGGGLGSLSTFMRRLLTPSEFDVLTARMFGSVTNAKTEYLGLAIALVVAASIAIVARAKVLNVVSLGADLANNLGIHHRRCSIYFLTMVSVLMAVSTALVGPMTFLGFLVATLAYQLADTYDHRAVLPMAATCGFLVLTSAYFVMNHIFYAQGVVSIIIELVGGSVFLFVLLRKGKL; from the coding sequence ATCGACGTCGCTGTCGAGCGACCCGTTGCCGAGCAAAGCTACCTCGGTTTCCCGGGCGGACGTAGCGCTGGCAGCTTCGCGACGCCGCAGCTTCGAGCCCGATACTGGATCATTCTTGGTGTGATGCTCGCGCTTTGCGCCCTGTTTACCTTCGGGCTGCTGGCGTGGAATAACCCCATGCCGGTGGGCTCCCCGGGGTTTTGGCTGATCGCTCAGCGACGCGCCACCGCGGTGATCGTGATGGCGGTGGTGGCCATTGCACAGGCCATCGCCACGGTCACCTTCCAGACGGTAACGAATAACCGGATTGTTACTCCGTCGATCATGGGGTTTGAAGCGCTCTACATGGTGATTCAAACCTCCGTGGTGTTTTTCCTGGGAGCGGCTGGGCTCGCGGCTTTCTCTGGAACCTGGCAGTTCGTCACCCAAGTTGGGTTGATGATCGCCCTGAGTCTGGTGCTGTACGGCTGGTTGCTCACCGGGCGGTTCGCGAATATCCAGGTCATGCTGCTGGTCGGTATTATCATTGGCGGCGGATTGGGGTCGTTGTCCACGTTCATGCGTCGGTTGCTCACCCCGAGCGAATTCGACGTGCTCACCGCCCGAATGTTTGGTTCCGTCACCAACGCGAAGACAGAATACTTGGGACTGGCGATTGCGCTGGTAGTGGCGGCATCGATAGCGATCGTCGCGCGGGCCAAGGTGCTGAATGTGGTGTCACTGGGAGCGGACCTGGCAAACAATCTGGGTATTCACCACCGTCGGTGCTCGATCTACTTCCTCACCATGGTCTCTGTGCTCATGGCTGTGTCCACCGCCTTGGTCGGGCCGATGACGTTCCTTGGGTTTCTCGTAGCAACCCTCGCGTACCAGCTCGCTGATACCTACGATCATCGCGCCGTTTTACCGATGGCTGCCACCTGCGGATTCCTCGTTCTCACCAGTGCTTACTTTGTGATGAACCATATCTTCTACGCTCAAGGCGTGGTCTCCATCATCATCGAACTTGTCGGAGGTTCGGTGTTCCTGTTTGTACTGCTCCGAAAGGGAAAGCTGTGA
- a CDS encoding ABC transporter permease translates to MSVTGRNPMTALRTHTTRSTLFDWRLLVGLAAIAVLLVVSLFVGAYDVLGNEHGKEIFAITRIPRTLALVLAGAAMAMCGLVMQLLTQNRFVEPTTTGTTEWAGLGLLFALIFFPQAGLMLRMIIAIVFAFVGTMVFFLFLRRVTLRSSLIVPIVGIMLGAVVSSVSTFIALETDKLQTLGTWFAGSFTAVLRGQYEVLWIVALVVVAVFLFADRLTVAGLGQDIATNVGLDYNKIILLGTGLVAVATGVVTVVVGNLPFLGLIVPNVVSMFRGDDLRSNLPWVCLLGIGVVTLCDILGRTIIAPFEVPVSLVLGVLGATVFIVLIVRQQRRG, encoded by the coding sequence ATGTCGGTCACCGGAAGGAACCCTATGACGGCACTACGAACCCACACCACGCGAAGCACACTTTTCGATTGGCGCCTCCTGGTGGGGCTCGCAGCAATTGCGGTCTTGCTCGTGGTCTCCCTGTTTGTCGGGGCATATGATGTCCTTGGCAATGAACACGGCAAGGAGATCTTCGCGATCACCCGTATCCCACGCACCCTGGCGCTGGTGCTAGCCGGCGCCGCCATGGCGATGTGTGGCCTGGTCATGCAGTTGCTCACCCAGAATCGCTTCGTGGAACCCACCACCACCGGGACCACAGAATGGGCGGGGCTGGGGTTGCTCTTTGCTCTAATTTTCTTCCCACAAGCAGGGCTTATGCTACGCATGATCATCGCGATCGTTTTCGCTTTCGTGGGCACGATGGTGTTTTTCCTGTTTTTGCGCCGCGTGACGCTTCGATCCTCTCTCATCGTGCCGATCGTGGGTATAATGCTCGGCGCCGTGGTCAGTTCCGTGTCTACGTTCATCGCTCTCGAAACTGACAAGCTGCAGACACTGGGCACGTGGTTCGCGGGCTCCTTCACCGCGGTGCTGCGTGGCCAGTATGAAGTGTTGTGGATCGTCGCGCTCGTAGTGGTGGCGGTGTTCTTATTCGCTGACCGGCTGACCGTGGCTGGACTCGGTCAGGACATCGCCACCAACGTGGGATTGGACTACAACAAAATCATTCTGCTCGGCACCGGCCTCGTCGCGGTGGCGACGGGCGTGGTCACCGTGGTGGTGGGCAACCTGCCGTTTTTGGGGTTGATCGTGCCGAACGTGGTGTCCATGTTCCGTGGCGATGACCTCCGTAGCAACCTTCCGTGGGTGTGTTTGCTGGGGATTGGCGTCGTTACGCTGTGCGATATCCTCGGCCGCACCATCATCGCACCTTTCGAAGTGCCGGTGTCGCTGGTACTCGGCGTGCTCGGTGCCACCGTGTTCATCGTCTTGATCGTGAGGCAGCAGCGCCGTGGCTAA
- a CDS encoding siderophore ABC transporter substrate-binding protein translates to MFASRFRTVAVVTAAAFALTACGGASTTEQAQTDQSAKTVSIKDNYGTHEVPSPPTAPVSVVNRNFETLDKWGVELKAAPKPIIPDGISYGSNEKILDLGMHREPNLENLVAAQPDLILGGQRFLSHEDEIKKLAPEATYLNFDVREGKPIDDELKREVTALGKIFGKEKEAEALNKELDDAVKAVKDSYKTGDTVMALNVSGGNFGYIAPTKGRTVGPMFDLFGWTPALKLENTSNNHKGDEVSVEAIAQSNPDWIVILDRDAGTSARKKEGFRPAETLLKENQVLQNVEAVKQGKVIFLPADTYTNDGIHTHIEIFEALAKAFKG, encoded by the coding sequence TTGTTCGCATCCCGATTCCGTACTGTGGCCGTCGTTACGGCTGCTGCTTTCGCACTGACCGCATGTGGCGGTGCTTCAACCACTGAACAGGCCCAAACTGACCAGTCTGCAAAGACTGTCAGCATTAAGGACAACTATGGCACTCATGAGGTCCCTTCTCCTCCGACGGCCCCAGTGTCCGTGGTGAACCGGAACTTCGAAACGCTGGATAAGTGGGGTGTGGAGCTGAAGGCTGCTCCGAAGCCGATCATTCCGGATGGTATCTCCTACGGCTCCAACGAGAAGATCCTGGATCTGGGTATGCACCGCGAGCCAAACCTGGAGAACCTGGTGGCTGCGCAGCCTGACCTGATTCTGGGTGGGCAGCGATTCTTATCCCACGAGGATGAGATCAAGAAGCTGGCTCCAGAGGCGACCTACCTGAACTTCGATGTTCGGGAAGGCAAGCCAATCGACGATGAACTGAAGCGCGAGGTCACAGCGCTGGGCAAGATCTTTGGCAAGGAAAAGGAAGCAGAAGCCCTGAACAAGGAACTCGATGACGCCGTCAAGGCGGTCAAGGATTCCTACAAAACCGGCGACACCGTCATGGCGCTGAACGTCTCTGGTGGCAACTTTGGCTACATCGCCCCAACCAAGGGGCGCACTGTGGGGCCAATGTTCGACCTGTTTGGCTGGACCCCGGCGCTCAAGCTGGAGAACACTTCCAACAACCACAAGGGTGACGAGGTTTCCGTCGAAGCAATCGCGCAGTCCAACCCTGACTGGATTGTCATCCTGGACCGCGACGCTGGCACCAGCGCCCGAAAGAAGGAAGGCTTCCGCCCAGCCGAAACCTTGCTGAAGGAAAATCAGGTGCTGCAAAACGTCGAAGCTGTCAAGCAGGGCAAAGTAATTTTCCTGCCAGCGGACACCTACACCAATGATGGTATCCACACCCACATTGAAATCTTTGAAGCACTCGCAAAGGCATTCAAAGGTTAA